One Melospiza melodia melodia isolate bMelMel2 chromosome 1, bMelMel2.pri, whole genome shotgun sequence genomic window carries:
- the SYBU gene encoding syntabulin isoform X2 yields the protein MSAAGSKRSSFSRNRGPYGRNNGSSSYKSGASPPSSHGKDTSSTLCKNHLSPANIHQSYRASSASSSNSGSYKGSDSSPVMRRSGRYNSCGDNHSIKPQNPEQYLTPLQQKEVAVRHLKTKLKESESKLKERETEIEELKAQLGRMREDWIEEECNRVEAELALKEARSEIKQLKQVIESMKNSLAEKDKKIQKYFTDINIQNKKLESLLQSMEMAQNHSVRDEQCLEYASDSEGKLLSLCATLPDSPITEDQGLEEVADSDLLLGEDRATGTDSSGESLTTTTSELSDPAPFSAAVNEEMLEIILDGKLTYCQEEAKSSMMVEQAIQTDVVPYSLDVEQLIQNIFRAQDTCPLSPPSSLKDLGEFSLGSFSDSGIIVDLTPSDPNSAILLSPMESPCRKVEHRVNENRFMKELDFTETHDDEAFEYVNTGIKRRYWSSSLLGDLLAVAAPVVPTILWALSTQRGGTDPIYNIGALLRGCCLVALHSLRRTPFNIKT from the exons ATGTCGGCTGCTGGAAGCAAGAGATCTTCTTTTTCTCGCAA TCGTGGTCCTTATGGTCGGAATAATGGATCCTCATCCTACAAGTCTGGAGCCAGTCCACCTTCTTCACATGGAAAGGATACTTCATCAACACTGTGCAAAAACCATCTGAGTCCTGCTAACATCCATCAGAGTTACAGGGCTTCTTCAGCCAGCAGCAGCAACTCAGGCTCGTACAAAGGAAGTGATAGCAGTCCAGTGATGAG gcGGTCAGGGAGATACAATTCTTGTGGTGACAATCACAGCATTAAGCCACAAAACCCAGAGCAGTATTTGACTCCTCTGCAGCAGAAAGAAGTGGCAGTGCGACATTTGAAAACCAAGCTGAAGGAATCTGAAAGCAAACTCAAAGAAAG GGAAACAGAAATAGAAGAGCTTAAAGCTCAGCTGGGACGGATGAGGGAAGACTGGATTGAAGAAGAGTGCAATCGTGTGGAGGCAGAGCTAGCCTTAAAGGAAGCAAGAAGTGAAATTAAACAACTTAAGCAGGTTATTGAAAGCATGAAAAATAGCTTGgctgagaaagacaaaaaaattcagaaatactTCACAGACATAAACATTCAAAACAAGAAACTGGAATCTTTGCTGCAAAGCATGGAGATGGCTCAGAACCACTCTGTGAGGGATGAGCAGTGCCTGGAGTATGCGAGCGACTCAGAGGGGAAGCTGTTATCATTGTGTGCCACCCTGCCCGACAGCCCCATCACGGAGGACCAAGGTCTGGAGGAGGTGGCAGACAGTGATCTGCTTCTTGGTGAGGACAGAGCTACCGGGACTGACTCATCTGGAGAGAGTTTGACCACCACAACCTCTGAGTTGAGTGATCCAGCTCCCTTCAGTGCTGCTGTAAATGAAGAGATGCTTGAAATCATTCTGGATGGAAAGCTAACTTATTGCCAGGAAGAAGCAAAAAGCAGTATGATGGTGGAACAGGCCATCCAGACTGATGTGGTGCCATATAGCTTGGATGTAGAGCAGCTCATTCAAAACATCTTCAGAGCTCAAGACACCTGTCCTCTAAGCCCACCTTCTTCACTGAAGGATCTGGGTGAATTTTCTCTTGGAAGCTTCAGTGATTCTGGTATCATAGTGGACTTAACCCCAAGTGATCCCAATTCTGCCATCCTTTTGTCTCCTATGGAGTCTCCATGCAGGAAGGTGGAGCACAGAGTTAATGAAAACCGTTTCATGAAAGAACTTGATTTTACAGAAACTCATGATGATGAAGCCTTTGAGTATGTTAATACAGGAATAAAGAGGAGATACTggagcagcagtctccttggggATCTTCTGGCTGTAGCAGCCCCTGTTGTACCAACTATTTTGTGGGCTTTGAGTACTCAGAGAGGAGGAACAGATCCTATTTACAATATTGGAGCATTGCTTCGTGGTTGCTGCCTGGTGGCCCTGCACTCTTTACGCCGAACACCCTTCAATATCAAAACCTAA
- the EBAG9 gene encoding receptor-binding cancer antigen expressed on SiSo cells has translation MAITQFRLFKVCTCLAAVLSFIKKLICRSGRGRKLSGDQITLPTTVDYSSVPKQPEVEDWSSWDEDAPTSVKIEGGNGNVAAPQNSLEQIEPDYFKDMAPTIRKTQKIVIKKREPLNFGIPEGNTGFSSRLAATQDIPFIHQSPELGDLDTWQENTNAWEEEEDAAWQAEEVLRQQKIAEREKRAAEQQRKKMEKEAQRLMKKEQNKIGVKLS, from the exons ATGGCCATAACACAGTTTCGACTCTTTAAAGTCTGTACTTGCCTGGCAGCAGTGCTTTCGTTCATTAAAAAGTTAATATGCAG gtCTGGAAGAGGGCGAAAGTTAAGTGGAGACCAAATAACTTTGCCAACCACAGTGGATTATTCATCTGTTCCTAAGCAG CCTGAAGTAGAAGACTGGTCTTCATGGGATGAAGATGCACCTACAAGTGTGAAGATTGAAGGTGGCAATGGTAATGTGGCTGCTCCACAAAATTCTTTGGAACAAATCGAACCTGATTATTTCAAAGATATGGCACCAACTATAAGAAAAACTCAAAAA atAGTTATTAAAAAACGAGAGCCTTTAAATTTTGGAATTCCAGAGGGAAACACAGGATTCTCTAGCAGATTAGCAGCCACACAAGATATTCCTTTTATTCACCAATCT CCTGAACTGGGAGACCTGGATACTTGGCAAGAAAATACAAATGCCtgggaagaagaggaagatgcTGCTTGGCAGGCAGAAGAAGTTCTTAG ACAACAgaagatagcagaaagggaaaaaagagcagcagagcaacaGCGAAAGAAAATGGAGAAAGAGGCACAAAGGCTAATGAAAAAGGAACAAAACAAAATTGGTGTAAAACTGTCCTAA